In one Pempheris klunzingeri isolate RE-2024b chromosome 8, fPemKlu1.hap1, whole genome shotgun sequence genomic region, the following are encoded:
- the LOC139205859 gene encoding histone-lysine N-methyltransferase ASH1L-like isoform X3, which yields MDQRVKGGPPPTTNTTLDPTSAPEDCERDQVAEKKRRGEEENGDVGEKEEEKRGAGKKREGDKGAMLELLIEGRCGSAGQQQLQISGKETSCPEGNVRLRIGLQAKRTKKPPKILESYVCKPTIRTYQRQGRGGLPRGDGEGQQSKTSSTLDEATRDQRSGLDALLTTSKQTASAASPPLTSSLSSSSSSSSSSSSSSSSQPLALSSTLTTASTPASVPAITSQGTKSAKQVPIKLADKTEVNSNGSSERVKKDKLPSVNGQPVPSGHKPCSPTTDQTASTTPSTPCIQALSALETRNEGKTSKKHNGLVQTTKQKGLSNGKGSADILGTSTSSKNKVAKHSSSSSVSSMDTSTRPPVSTSSHKELSLSSKSRPDTPSSPSVTSKPQSSPTVDLSSAQSQDQDPSLRPSLEKKREKEKKAKKEKRKDKKSKRDRLEAERAKSESRKEEGKKKKKEKGKDGKSRHGKEKDERHRPDDMWREELKTERGKAEKKRDKLSPDRQRTEDNIAKSVETVESGKLDKTCKVVNPGRPDEIEKTNDSCKPVKQAEPATATGDTSKSKDQDVSRHSTVPASHPSSSAPPPLPTPSARAPVSPPSSPQEQDSRPLKKRKARRPSWTKLVHRAQRAENQEAPSDSQHNPLLNFSQNPKTSLPAKATIQQTDEPHPAPSTSLTSSSSPLSSSTKPPSPKQGHPMSESSPSASRCPITPARKRGRPKSHSSTLDEPPPRLSPNAIPTEVPLLGCDGIQKAPVLEPNPILQCAAQSKSSPKKRGRPPKRPLPEDQSGDALNRTDDRDRSKDFHPPEKGNRQLKIRRLINEMKKRKKRRLHKVMLSGYVGKEGRGSEAADGETSLRMCKSIEATTVHTLSALSSSFGSKLGPQINVSKRGTIYMGKRRGRKPKAQTAPTVQTNPQISTQSSLFTNPSETSLFSSNQPQPASSHPFPSPSLTHSSGAQSPYSEGSLTEPTSSLLFPHPFSLPSPSSSCTSPRPPSSSSLSPFVKKSCPCQGRHHFPFHQSSCKLSCPTPPLHHTPGSPGHLKEATPSPRSESHSEETLPSDSGIGTDNNSVSERGEMRGARGMLRLGQGSGVILGGQRHPSSLVDRPSPVSSPLSHMPRHTNPITNSATVERHRDRHRHRRRDYDCSSPCTCLCPCPCPGHNKCTHSDYYPCLGHNALKRQKNKHKKKHQQLHMQDPEFLAELEDLIGQFNEVHIGRRSWVRTGLGQGFDGSGNAAGGRRHHSSHSLRSNIFRINLNGFYSPHPSSYPANPSFPPQPFYPCQPMHCNRKPDRRQCGCPSKFQETIENMGFYSSYPPATTLYHHLPSSYPLPSPHQYSHHQPHHAHFLLNPARFHRRRSRLLREGALGGEIDGDIGGGSGGGPHLSSGFTSNLSCGCGRSEHKHKHKHRHRHCERDMDDEEELHEDDEEDELDREGLASSKPRSGFILGQGEGGRKGSRGMGGMLSKESPWLCENGNDSFSSAAAGTSSSSSPAAAATERYKHSSLTSLGLGSSHLSSFGGGWGGLGQSWTKFGGLGGTGFGNSNPGWRSFTGEQQTGRLIASDGEDEDGEDESHLYRMSPTHTNLFTSAAMATGGRGLRSGQAGRNPGSGDRSWRRDEPAWTERREAGLQGDSRSRGQQKSVPTPDSVAGKNKRGPGRPRKHPLPSTVSSPTHSFAAPSMSSPDLLPGHSHSRDGREVGGRKEERGPDRDRGGDSVQQVTQLELQARRKRGRKRKHGDSPCHQSTVC from the exons ATGGACCAGAGAGTGAAGGGGGGACCCCCTCCAACCACAAACACCACTCTGGACCCCACCTCTGCACCCGAAGACTGTGAACGGGATCAAgtagcagagaaaaagaggagaggtgaggaggagaatgGAGATGTaggggaaaaagaggaggagaaacgaggagcagggaaaaagagagaaggagacaagGGGGCAATGCTGGAGTTGCTCATCGAGGGGCGCTGTGGAAGCGCAGGGCAGCAACAGCTTCAGATCTCTGGCAAGGAGACCAGCTGCCCTGAGGGGAATGTACGACTCCGGATTGGACTCCAGGCCAAGCGCACCAAGAAACCGCCCAAGATTTTAGAGAGCTACGTCTGCAAGCCCACCATCAGGACCTATCAGAGACAAGGCAGAGGGGGACTGCCGAGGGGGGACGGAGAGGGCCAGCAGAGCAAAACCAGCTCTACTCTGGATGAAGCAACCAGAGACCAACGCTCAGGCTTGGACGCTCTCCTGACCACATCCAAACAAACCGCGTCTGCTGCTTCACCACCACTTACATCATCAttatcgtcatcatcatcgtcatcatcatcatcttcttcatcatcatcatcgcagCCACTGGCGTTATCATCGACGCTTACCACAGCCTCCACCCCAGCATCCGTCCCTGCCATAACCAGCCAAGGGACCAAGTCTGCCAAACAG GTTCCTATCAAACTGGCCGATAAGACAGAGGTGAATTCAAATGGCTCATCTGAGAGAGTGAAGAAAGACAAGCTTCCTAGTGTCAATGGACAGCCTGTCCCTTCAGGACACAAACCCTGCTCGCCCACAACAGACCAGACAGCTTCGACTACTCCCTCCACCCCTTGCATCCAAGCCCTCTCTGCATTGGAAACCAGGAATGAAGGAAAGACATCCAAGAAACATAATGGTCTggtacaaacaacaaaacagaaggGACTATCCAATGGCAAAGGCTCTGCCGACATCCTTGGCACATCCACCTCGTCGAAAAACAAAGTTGCAAAACACAGCagttcctcctctgtttcttccATGGACACCTCAACAAGACCTCCAGTCTCCACCAGTTCCCATAAAGAACTTAGCCTGTCCAGTAAGAGTAGGCCAGACACACCTTCCTCTCCCTCGGTTACCTCGAAACCACAGTCTTCCCCCACTGTGGATCTCTCCTCTGCCCAGTCCCAAGATCAGGATCCCTCTTTACGGCCCTCGctagagaaaaagagagagaaagagaagaaagcaaagaagGAGAAACGGAAAGACAAAAAATCTAAGAGGGATAGGTTAGAGGCCGAAAGAGCAAAGAGTGAGAGCAGAAAGGAGGAaggcaagaagaagaaaaaggagaaagggaagGATGGAAAATCAAGGCATGGTAAAGAAAAGGATGAACGACACAGGCCTGATGATATGTGGAGGGAAGAACTAAAGACTGAAAGAGGAAAGGCTGAGAAAAAGAGGGATAAGCTTAGCccagacagacaaagaacagAGGATAATATAGCAAAATCTGTTGAAACGGTTGAAAGTGGTAAACTAGACAAAACATGTAAAGTGGTGAATCCAGGCAGGCCAGATGAGatagaaaagacaaatgacagTTGCAAGCCAGTTAAACAAGCTGAGCCAGCAACAGCAACAGGTGACACCAGTAAATCAAAAGACCAAGACGTCTCAAGACATTCAACTGTGCCTGCAAGCCatccctcttcttctgctcctccccctctgcccaCTCCTTCAGCCCGTGCCCCCGTTTCTCCCCCGTCTTCCCCACAAGAGCAGGACAGCCGACCTCTCAAGAAACGTAAAGCCAGACGGCCCAGCTGGACCAAGCTGGTGCACAGGGCTCAGAGGGCGGAAAATCAGGAAGCCCCTTCAGATTCCCAACATAATCCTTTACTAAATTTCTCCCAGAACCCCAAGACATCCCTTCCTGCCAAGGCCACTATTCAGCAGACCGATGAGCCACACCCAGCTCCCTCTACCTCCttaaccagcagctcctcccctctctcctcttcaacCAAGCCGCCATCCCCAAAGCAGGGTCACCCCATGTCAGAATCTAGCCCCTCTGCTTCCAGATGCCCCATAACCCCTGCCCGAAAGAGAGGCCGCCCTAAATCCCACAGCTCTACCTTAGATGAACCTCCACCTAGACTTTCTCCAAACGCTATCCCAACAGAGGTGCCTCTTCTAGGGTGTGACGGAATTCAGAAAGCCCCTGTGCTGGAGCCAAATCCAATACTGCAGTGTGCCGCTCAGTCTAAATCCAGCCCCAAGAAGCGTGGCCGTCCTCCCAAACGGCCCCTCCCCGAGGACCAGAGTGGAGATGCACTGAATCGCACTGATGATAGAGACAGGAGTAAAGATTTCCATCCTCCTGAAAAGGGGAACAGGCAGCTAAAGATCCGGAGGCTGATTAAtgagatgaagaaaagaaagaagaggagactTCACAAGGTAATGCTGTCTGGGTATGTgggaaaggaggggaggggtaGCGAGGCAGCAGATGGTGAGACCTCTTTGAGAATGTGTAAATCGATAGAGGCTACAacagtacacacactctcagccctgtcctcctcctttgGGAGTAAGCTGGGCCCTCAGATAAATGTGAGCAAGAGAGGGACCATCTACATGGGGAAGAGGCGAGGACGAAAGCCTAAAGCCCAAACAGCCCCAACAGTGCAGACCAACCCTCAGATCTCCACTCAGTCGTCTCTGTTTACCAATCCCTCTGAAACGTCTCTCTTCTCGTCGAACCAACCCCAGCCTGCTTCCTCCCACCCATTTCCCTCCccatctctcacacactccaGCGGGGCCCAGAGCCCCTATAGTGAAGGCAGCCTCACAGAACCAACATCCTCTCTACTTTTTCCTCaccccttctccctcccttccccgTCATCCTCCTGTACCTCCCCgcgtcctccctcctcctcgtcGCTCTCTCCCTTTGTGAAGAAGAGTTGTCCATGTCAGGGAAGGCATCACTTCCCCTTTCACCAGTCTTCATGTAAGCTCTCCTGTCCCACCCCTCCTCTGCATCACACACCTGGCTCTCCTGGCCACCTGAAAGAGGCCACCCCCTCCCCTAGGAGTGAGTCACACAGCGAAGAGACTCTGCCTAGCGACAGTGGGATTGGTACGGACAACAACAGTGTTTCCGAACGAGGGGAGATGAGGGGAGCTCGAGGCATGCTCAGGCTGGGTCAGGGGTCAGGAGTGATTCTGGGGGGTCAAAGGCACCCCTCCTCTCTTGTGGACCGTCCGTCCCCTGtctcttcacctctctctcacATGCCAAGACACACAAACCCTATCACCAACTCAGCCACTGTGGAgcggcacagagacagacacaggcacaggcGGAGGGATTACGACTGCTCCTCCCCCTGTACTTGCTTGTGCCCGTGCCCTTGCCCCGGACATAACAAGTGCACTCATTCAGACTATTACCCTTGCCTTGGGCACAATGcactgaagagacagaaaaataaacacaagaagaagCACCAGCAGCTGCACATGCAGGATCCagagtttctggctgaactaGAAGATCTGATCGGCCAGTTTAACGAGGTCCATATCGGACGGCGAAGTTGGGTGAGGACGGGACTTGGACAGGGCTTTGATGGGAGCGGGAATGCTGCTGGAGGAAGGCGCCATCACTCCTCCCATTCTCTCCGCTCCAACATCTTCAGGATCAATTTGAATGGCTTCTACTCGCCTCACCCTTCATCTTACCCAGCTaatccctccttccctccccagCCTTTCTATCCCTGCCAGCCTATGCATTGTAACAGGAAACCGGACCGCAGGCAATGCGGCTGCCCGTCAAAGTTCCAGGAGACCATTGAAAATATGGGCTTTTACAGCAGCTATCCCCCAGCCACAACACTTTACCACCACCTCCCCAGCTCCTACCCGCTTCCCTCTCCACACCAGTACAGCCATCACCAGCCCCATCATGCCCACTTCCTCCTCAACCCTGCCAGATTCCACAGGCGGCGGAGCAGGCTGTTGAGGGAGGGGGCTTTAGGTGGGGAGATTGACGGAGATATAGGaggaggcagtggaggaggCCCACACCTCAGCTCAGGGTTCACATCCAACCTCTCCTGTGGCTGTGGAAggagtgaacacaaacacaaacataaacaccgTCACAGGCATTGCGAGCGAGACATGGATGACGAAGAGGAGTTACATGAGGACGATGAGGAAGATGAACTGGATAGAGAGGGGTTGGCCAGTTCAAAGCCAAGGTCAGGTTTCATTTTGGgacaaggagaaggaggaagaaaaggatcAAGAGGAATGGGGGGTATGCTGTCTAAAGAGTCGCCCTGGTTATGTGAAAACGGAAATGAttccttctcctctgctgctgctggcacatcatcgtcatcatcaccagcagcagcagcaacagagagaTACAAACACTCATCGCTCACCTCACTTGGGCTGGGTTCCTCTCACCTGTCTTCATTCGGAGGGGGATGGGGTGGCCTGGGCCAGAGCTGGACTAAATTCGGGGGCCTTGGAGGGACAGGATTTGGAAACTCAAACCCCGGCTGGAGAAGCTTCACTGGAGAGCAGCAAACAGGCAGACTGATTGCATCAGATGGAGAGGACGAAGATGGCGAGGACGAGTCACACCTGTACAGGATGtccccaacacacaccaacctgTTCACATccgctgccatggcaacaggggGAAGGGGCCTGAGGAGCGGACAGGCCGGGAGGAATCCAGGAAGTGGAGACAGGTCATGGAGGAGAGACGAGCCAgcgtggacagagaggagagaagcag GTTTACAAGGTGACTCAAGAAGCCGGGGGCAGCAGAAAAGTGTGCCAACGCCAGACAGTGTGgcagggaaaaacaaaagagggCCAGGACGGCCCAGAAAGCACCCACTGCCCTCCACTGTATCCTCCCCCACACACTCATTCGCAGCTCCCTCCATGTCATCTCCTGACCTCTTGCCAGGACACAGCCACAGCAGAGATGGGAGAGAAgtgggagggagaaaagaagaaagagggcCAGACAGGGATCGAGGAGGCGACTCCGTGCAGCAGGTGACACAGTTAGAGCTGCAGgccaggaggaagagaggacgaAAGAGAAAACATGGTGACTCTCCTTGTCATCAGAG CACTGTGTGCTAA
- the LOC139205859 gene encoding histone-lysine N-methyltransferase ASH1L-like isoform X2: MDQRVKGGPPPTTNTTLDPTSAPEDCERDQVAEKKRRGEEENGDVGEKEEEKRGAGKKREGDKGAMLELLIEGRCGSAGQQQLQISGKETSCPEGNVRLRIGLQAKRTKKPPKILESYVCKPTIRTYQRQGRGGLPRGDGEGQQSKTSSTLDEATRDQRSGLDALLTTSKQTASAASPPLTSSLSSSSSSSSSSSSSSSSQPLALSSTLTTASTPASVPAITSQGTKSAKQVPIKLADKTEVNSNGSSERVKKDKLPSVNGQPVPSGHKPCSPTTDQTASTTPSTPCIQALSALETRNEGKTSKKHNGLVQTTKQKGLSNGKGSADILGTSTSSKNKVAKHSSSSSVSSMDTSTRPPVSTSSHKELSLSSKSRPDTPSSPSVTSKPQSSPTVDLSSAQSQDQDPSLRPSLEKKREKEKKAKKEKRKDKKSKRDRLEAERAKSESRKEEGKKKKKEKGKDGKSRHGKEKDERHRPDDMWREELKTERGKAEKKRDKLSPDRQRTEDNIAKSVETVESGKLDKTCKVVNPGRPDEIEKTNDSCKPVKQAEPATATGDTSKSKDQDVSRHSTVPASHPSSSAPPPLPTPSARAPVSPPSSPQEQDSRPLKKRKARRPSWTKLVHRAQRAENQEAPSDSQHNPLLNFSQNPKTSLPAKATIQQTDEPHPAPSTSLTSSSSPLSSSTKPPSPKQGHPMSESSPSASRCPITPARKRGRPKSHSSTLDEPPPRLSPNAIPTEVPLLGCDGIQKAPVLEPNPILQCAAQSKSSPKKRGRPPKRPLPEDQSGDALNRTDDRDRSKDFHPPEKGNRQLKIRRLINEMKKRKKRRLHKVMLSGYVGKEGRGSEAADGETSLRMCKSIEATTVHTLSALSSSFGSKLGPQINVSKRGTIYMGKRRGRKPKAQTAPTVQTNPQISTQSSLFTNPSETSLFSSNQPQPASSHPFPSPSLTHSSGAQSPYSEGSLTEPTSSLLFPHPFSLPSPSSSCTSPRPPSSSSLSPFVKKSCPCQGRHHFPFHQSSCKLSCPTPPLHHTPGSPGHLKEATPSPRSESHSEETLPSDSGIGTDNNSVSERGEMRGARGMLRLGQGSGVILGGQRHPSSLVDRPSPVSSPLSHMPRHTNPITNSATVERHRDRHRHRRRDYDCSSPCTCLCPCPCPGHNKCTHSDYYPCLGHNALKRQKNKHKKKHQQLHMQDPEFLAELEDLIGQFNEVHIGRRSWVRTGLGQGFDGSGNAAGGRRHHSSHSLRSNIFRINLNGFYSPHPSSYPANPSFPPQPFYPCQPMHCNRKPDRRQCGCPSKFQETIENMGFYSSYPPATTLYHHLPSSYPLPSPHQYSHHQPHHAHFLLNPARFHRRRSRLLREGALGGEIDGDIGGGSGGGPHLSSGFTSNLSCGCGRSEHKHKHKHRHRHCERDMDDEEELHEDDEEDELDREGLASSKPRSGFILGQGEGGRKGSRGMGGMLSKESPWLCENGNDSFSSAAAGTSSSSSPAAAATERYKHSSLTSLGLGSSHLSSFGGGWGGLGQSWTKFGGLGGTGFGNSNPGWRSFTGEQQTGRLIASDGEDEDGEDESHLYRMSPTHTNLFTSAAMATGGRGLRSGQAGRNPGSGDRSWRRDEPAWTERREAGLQGDSRSRGQQKSVPTPDSVAGKNKRGPGRPRKHPLPSTVSSPTHSFAAPSMSSPDLLPGHSHSRDGREVGGRKEERGPDRDRGGDSVQQVTQLELQARRKRGRKRKHGDSPCHQSVAEDKPECDTPPECFSQSDVDQAPSQPVTIQREERADGPPRKTFLRAGLYSDDYKTTDPPSQTQQFCRESMEYTPEDREYSLLPAPIHVGKYLRLKRIHFQLPYDVMWLWQHNQLQRQPAVPLKRKRRYCRLKERTVSSHQTAEESSSDITSLFPHLDMEPLTSSERSFVVKHHVFLVRNWELVRDRQIQLRIERERERDAEGEERDSRRLSCDGANGDDSHIKSGP, from the exons ATGGACCAGAGAGTGAAGGGGGGACCCCCTCCAACCACAAACACCACTCTGGACCCCACCTCTGCACCCGAAGACTGTGAACGGGATCAAgtagcagagaaaaagaggagaggtgaggaggagaatgGAGATGTaggggaaaaagaggaggagaaacgaggagcagggaaaaagagagaaggagacaagGGGGCAATGCTGGAGTTGCTCATCGAGGGGCGCTGTGGAAGCGCAGGGCAGCAACAGCTTCAGATCTCTGGCAAGGAGACCAGCTGCCCTGAGGGGAATGTACGACTCCGGATTGGACTCCAGGCCAAGCGCACCAAGAAACCGCCCAAGATTTTAGAGAGCTACGTCTGCAAGCCCACCATCAGGACCTATCAGAGACAAGGCAGAGGGGGACTGCCGAGGGGGGACGGAGAGGGCCAGCAGAGCAAAACCAGCTCTACTCTGGATGAAGCAACCAGAGACCAACGCTCAGGCTTGGACGCTCTCCTGACCACATCCAAACAAACCGCGTCTGCTGCTTCACCACCACTTACATCATCAttatcgtcatcatcatcgtcatcatcatcatcttcttcatcatcatcatcgcagCCACTGGCGTTATCATCGACGCTTACCACAGCCTCCACCCCAGCATCCGTCCCTGCCATAACCAGCCAAGGGACCAAGTCTGCCAAACAG GTTCCTATCAAACTGGCCGATAAGACAGAGGTGAATTCAAATGGCTCATCTGAGAGAGTGAAGAAAGACAAGCTTCCTAGTGTCAATGGACAGCCTGTCCCTTCAGGACACAAACCCTGCTCGCCCACAACAGACCAGACAGCTTCGACTACTCCCTCCACCCCTTGCATCCAAGCCCTCTCTGCATTGGAAACCAGGAATGAAGGAAAGACATCCAAGAAACATAATGGTCTggtacaaacaacaaaacagaaggGACTATCCAATGGCAAAGGCTCTGCCGACATCCTTGGCACATCCACCTCGTCGAAAAACAAAGTTGCAAAACACAGCagttcctcctctgtttcttccATGGACACCTCAACAAGACCTCCAGTCTCCACCAGTTCCCATAAAGAACTTAGCCTGTCCAGTAAGAGTAGGCCAGACACACCTTCCTCTCCCTCGGTTACCTCGAAACCACAGTCTTCCCCCACTGTGGATCTCTCCTCTGCCCAGTCCCAAGATCAGGATCCCTCTTTACGGCCCTCGctagagaaaaagagagagaaagagaagaaagcaaagaagGAGAAACGGAAAGACAAAAAATCTAAGAGGGATAGGTTAGAGGCCGAAAGAGCAAAGAGTGAGAGCAGAAAGGAGGAaggcaagaagaagaaaaaggagaaagggaagGATGGAAAATCAAGGCATGGTAAAGAAAAGGATGAACGACACAGGCCTGATGATATGTGGAGGGAAGAACTAAAGACTGAAAGAGGAAAGGCTGAGAAAAAGAGGGATAAGCTTAGCccagacagacaaagaacagAGGATAATATAGCAAAATCTGTTGAAACGGTTGAAAGTGGTAAACTAGACAAAACATGTAAAGTGGTGAATCCAGGCAGGCCAGATGAGatagaaaagacaaatgacagTTGCAAGCCAGTTAAACAAGCTGAGCCAGCAACAGCAACAGGTGACACCAGTAAATCAAAAGACCAAGACGTCTCAAGACATTCAACTGTGCCTGCAAGCCatccctcttcttctgctcctccccctctgcccaCTCCTTCAGCCCGTGCCCCCGTTTCTCCCCCGTCTTCCCCACAAGAGCAGGACAGCCGACCTCTCAAGAAACGTAAAGCCAGACGGCCCAGCTGGACCAAGCTGGTGCACAGGGCTCAGAGGGCGGAAAATCAGGAAGCCCCTTCAGATTCCCAACATAATCCTTTACTAAATTTCTCCCAGAACCCCAAGACATCCCTTCCTGCCAAGGCCACTATTCAGCAGACCGATGAGCCACACCCAGCTCCCTCTACCTCCttaaccagcagctcctcccctctctcctcttcaacCAAGCCGCCATCCCCAAAGCAGGGTCACCCCATGTCAGAATCTAGCCCCTCTGCTTCCAGATGCCCCATAACCCCTGCCCGAAAGAGAGGCCGCCCTAAATCCCACAGCTCTACCTTAGATGAACCTCCACCTAGACTTTCTCCAAACGCTATCCCAACAGAGGTGCCTCTTCTAGGGTGTGACGGAATTCAGAAAGCCCCTGTGCTGGAGCCAAATCCAATACTGCAGTGTGCCGCTCAGTCTAAATCCAGCCCCAAGAAGCGTGGCCGTCCTCCCAAACGGCCCCTCCCCGAGGACCAGAGTGGAGATGCACTGAATCGCACTGATGATAGAGACAGGAGTAAAGATTTCCATCCTCCTGAAAAGGGGAACAGGCAGCTAAAGATCCGGAGGCTGATTAAtgagatgaagaaaagaaagaagaggagactTCACAAGGTAATGCTGTCTGGGTATGTgggaaaggaggggaggggtaGCGAGGCAGCAGATGGTGAGACCTCTTTGAGAATGTGTAAATCGATAGAGGCTACAacagtacacacactctcagccctgtcctcctcctttgGGAGTAAGCTGGGCCCTCAGATAAATGTGAGCAAGAGAGGGACCATCTACATGGGGAAGAGGCGAGGACGAAAGCCTAAAGCCCAAACAGCCCCAACAGTGCAGACCAACCCTCAGATCTCCACTCAGTCGTCTCTGTTTACCAATCCCTCTGAAACGTCTCTCTTCTCGTCGAACCAACCCCAGCCTGCTTCCTCCCACCCATTTCCCTCCccatctctcacacactccaGCGGGGCCCAGAGCCCCTATAGTGAAGGCAGCCTCACAGAACCAACATCCTCTCTACTTTTTCCTCaccccttctccctcccttccccgTCATCCTCCTGTACCTCCCCgcgtcctccctcctcctcgtcGCTCTCTCCCTTTGTGAAGAAGAGTTGTCCATGTCAGGGAAGGCATCACTTCCCCTTTCACCAGTCTTCATGTAAGCTCTCCTGTCCCACCCCTCCTCTGCATCACACACCTGGCTCTCCTGGCCACCTGAAAGAGGCCACCCCCTCCCCTAGGAGTGAGTCACACAGCGAAGAGACTCTGCCTAGCGACAGTGGGATTGGTACGGACAACAACAGTGTTTCCGAACGAGGGGAGATGAGGGGAGCTCGAGGCATGCTCAGGCTGGGTCAGGGGTCAGGAGTGATTCTGGGGGGTCAAAGGCACCCCTCCTCTCTTGTGGACCGTCCGTCCCCTGtctcttcacctctctctcacATGCCAAGACACACAAACCCTATCACCAACTCAGCCACTGTGGAgcggcacagagacagacacaggcacaggcGGAGGGATTACGACTGCTCCTCCCCCTGTACTTGCTTGTGCCCGTGCCCTTGCCCCGGACATAACAAGTGCACTCATTCAGACTATTACCCTTGCCTTGGGCACAATGcactgaagagacagaaaaataaacacaagaagaagCACCAGCAGCTGCACATGCAGGATCCagagtttctggctgaactaGAAGATCTGATCGGCCAGTTTAACGAGGTCCATATCGGACGGCGAAGTTGGGTGAGGACGGGACTTGGACAGGGCTTTGATGGGAGCGGGAATGCTGCTGGAGGAAGGCGCCATCACTCCTCCCATTCTCTCCGCTCCAACATCTTCAGGATCAATTTGAATGGCTTCTACTCGCCTCACCCTTCATCTTACCCAGCTaatccctccttccctccccagCCTTTCTATCCCTGCCAGCCTATGCATTGTAACAGGAAACCGGACCGCAGGCAATGCGGCTGCCCGTCAAAGTTCCAGGAGACCATTGAAAATATGGGCTTTTACAGCAGCTATCCCCCAGCCACAACACTTTACCACCACCTCCCCAGCTCCTACCCGCTTCCCTCTCCACACCAGTACAGCCATCACCAGCCCCATCATGCCCACTTCCTCCTCAACCCTGCCAGATTCCACAGGCGGCGGAGCAGGCTGTTGAGGGAGGGGGCTTTAGGTGGGGAGATTGACGGAGATATAGGaggaggcagtggaggaggCCCACACCTCAGCTCAGGGTTCACATCCAACCTCTCCTGTGGCTGTGGAAggagtgaacacaaacacaaacataaacaccgTCACAGGCATTGCGAGCGAGACATGGATGACGAAGAGGAGTTACATGAGGACGATGAGGAAGATGAACTGGATAGAGAGGGGTTGGCCAGTTCAAAGCCAAGGTCAGGTTTCATTTTGGgacaaggagaaggaggaagaaaaggatcAAGAGGAATGGGGGGTATGCTGTCTAAAGAGTCGCCCTGGTTATGTGAAAACGGAAATGAttccttctcctctgctgctgctggcacatcatcgtcatcatcaccagcagcagcagcaacagagagaTACAAACACTCATCGCTCACCTCACTTGGGCTGGGTTCCTCTCACCTGTCTTCATTCGGAGGGGGATGGGGTGGCCTGGGCCAGAGCTGGACTAAATTCGGGGGCCTTGGAGGGACAGGATTTGGAAACTCAAACCCCGGCTGGAGAAGCTTCACTGGAGAGCAGCAAACAGGCAGACTGATTGCATCAGATGGAGAGGACGAAGATGGCGAGGACGAGTCACACCTGTACAGGATGtccccaacacacaccaacctgTTCACATccgctgccatggcaacaggggGAAGGGGCCTGAGGAGCGGACAGGCCGGGAGGAATCCAGGAAGTGGAGACAGGTCATGGAGGAGAGACGAGCCAgcgtggacagagaggagagaagcag GTTTACAAGGTGACTCAAGAAGCCGGGGGCAGCAGAAAAGTGTGCCAACGCCAGACAGTGTGgcagggaaaaacaaaagagggCCAGGACGGCCCAGAAAGCACCCACTGCCCTCCACTGTATCCTCCCCCACACACTCATTCGCAGCTCCCTCCATGTCATCTCCTGACCTCTTGCCAGGACACAGCCACAGCAGAGATGGGAGAGAAgtgggagggagaaaagaagaaagagggcCAGACAGGGATCGAGGAGGCGACTCCGTGCAGCAGGTGACACAGTTAGAGCTGCAGgccaggaggaagagaggacgaAAGAGAAAACATGGTGACTCTCCTTGTCATCAGAG TGTCGCTGAGGATAAACCTGAGTGTGACACCCCCCCTGAATGTTTTAGCCAATCAGATGTCGACCAGGCTCCATCCCAACCAGTAACCAtccaaagagaggagagagcagatgGTCCTCCCAGGAAGACATTCCTGAGGGCAGGTCTTTACTCTGATGATTACAAAACTACAGA TCCTCCCTCCCAAACCCAGCAATTTTGCAGAGAGAGTATGGAATACACACCAGAGGATCGTGAATATAGCCTTTTACCTGCTCCCATACATGTTG GGAAGTACCTGAGGCTCAAGCGGATTCATTTCCAGTTACCATATGATGTTATGTGGCTGTGGCAGCACAATCAG cttcAGCGGCAGCCTGCCGTCCCCCTGAAGAGGAAGCGGCGTTACT GCCGGCTGAAGGAGAGGACTGTATCCTCTCACCAGACAGCG GAGGAGAGCTCTAGTGACATTACCAGCCTGTTTCCTCACCTCGACATGGAGCCTTTGACCAGCAGCGAGAG GAGCTTTGTGGTGAAACACCACGTGTTCCTTGTGAGGAACTGGGAGCtcgtgagagacagacagatccAACTGCGgattgagagggagagagagagagacgcagagggagaggagagggactCAAGACGTCTGTCCTGTGATGGAGCCAATGGGGACGACAGCCACATCAAGTCAGGTCCAtga